AACCGGCTCGGCCTCTGGGTGGTCGGCGCCTGCATGGTGTCCGCGGCGGCGGTGACGTGGGTGCTGCGCCGGGCGTCCTGACGGGCGGTCAGGAGGTCGGCGGCGCCACCGGCGCGGTGCCGACGTGGTGGTGGAACCACCGCGAGGCCAGCCTGATCACCCGGTCGAGCGCGTCGGGCTCCCCGGCCAGCCGACCCGCGCCCGGCACGACCTCCACCCGCTGGTGGGCGGCCGGGTGCTCGTCGCCCTCCTCCAGCACCAGCAGCGCCGGCGCCAGGACGCGGGTGAGGGCGTCCTCCGCGCGGTCCGGGTGCCCACCGACGGAGACCACGGCGCGCACCGCGGCCGGCCGCTCCGCCGCGACGACCAGGGCGACCGCCGCGCCGCCGTCCGCGCCGAACAGGCCGACCGGGTTGCCACCGGTCGCCGGCTGGTCGGCCAGCCAGTCCACCACCGCGGCCAGGCGCCCGGCGAGCACGGGCACGTCGGAGCCGGAGCCGCCCGAGCCCTGGTCCACCCCGCCCAGGTCGACCAGCACGGTGCCCACGTGCTCGCGTTGCAGCGCCTCGGCCACGCGCCGCTCGGGCTCGCCGTCGTGCGCGAACACCACCACGCCGCTGTTGCGGGTCGGCATCGTGAGCCGGACGTCCAGACCGGACCCGTCCAGCGGGACCCGCAGGTCCTCGTCGAGGAACACGACCTCCACCCCTTCCGCGTGACGACCGGTTCCGGGTTGCCCGGTGCGGCCGGTCGAAACCAGCCGACCGGTGTCCGTCCGCGGGGGACGGGCACCGGTCGACGGGGGGTCAGGACGCGGTGCAGGTGAGCGTCGGGGTGCCCGCGGTGCCGGAGGCGACGAAGCCGAAGGTGGTGCTGCCACCCGCGGCGAGCGAGCCGTTGTAGGCCGCGTTGCGGGCGCTGACCGACGTCCCGCTCGTGGTCGCCGTGGCGCCCCAGATCGAGTTGACCCGCTCGCCGGCGGCGAACGTCCAGCCGACCGTCCAGCCGGTGATCGCGGCCGAGCCGGCGGTCACCCGCACCTCGGCCTGGAAGCCGCCGGACCACTGGGCGGTGGTGCGGTACGTGGCCGAGCAACCGCGCGAGGGCACGTCCGAGGAGGTCGTGGTCGTCGTGGTGGTCGTGGTGGTCGTGGTCGTGCTGGTGGGCGTGCCGCCGTCGGTGAAGTTGACGTCGCTGCAGAAGTAGTAGGACTGGTCGAGGTGGCTGGCCTGCCAGACGGTGAACAGCACGTGGTGGCCGCTGCGACCGGGCGCGTTGACCTCGACGGGCGTGGTGGTGCCGGTGGGGATGCGGCCGGTCTGGCCGACCAGCTCCAGGCTGCCCCAGGTCAGCGGCTGGGTCTTGGGGTCGAAGCCCTGCTTGGTGGCGTAGACGCGGATGTAGTCGGCGCCGTGCGAGGACTGGTCGTGCAGGTTCAGGGTGAACCGCGCGGGGCGGTCGACGGTCTTCCAGGCGCCGGGCTTGTCCAGGGCGGCGTAGCGGCCGTTGGCGGCCAGGCCGCCGCTGCACATCTTCCCGTCCGGGACGGCGGCCTGGTGGTTGCCGGCGACGTTCTCGCGCAGCAGGCCGTTCCAGTTGTACATCGCCGACGGGTCGGCCTGCCACGCCTGGTAGCACATGGGGTCTTCGGTGGCCATCTGCTGCGTGGGGCCGTTGGGCCAGCGGAAGTAGCAGCCGTAGTGGCGCGAGGGCGGGTCGCTGACCGCGCCGTGGGCCGAGGCGGTGCCGGCGCCGAAGGTGACCAGCAGGGTGGTCAGCAGGGCCACGCAGGCGCCGAGCACGGCGACGGCCTTGCTCGACGGCTTCGCGAGGGCACGGGCGACCGCGCCGCGGGTGACTGCGCTGGGAGCGTTCCCAGAAGAGGCAAGCATGGAAACCGCCAAATCTCCGTTGATCGACGATGTGGGCTGTGACGACGGGTTCTGTGAACGCGGACCGGGGTGGTCGGTCCGCGTCCACCGTGCCTGGGAGCGCTCCCAGCGCGGCTCAGTCTCAGGATCGGGCCTGATGCCCGGAATCCGCCATTCAGGTATGTGTTGCGCAAATGCGCTGATCGGCCGGTCGGGCGGCAGGGGGATCGGGTGCGTCGCGGCACCCGTCCGGAGGGCGCGGAACCGATTCACCCACCGGGCCGGCACGACAACGGCCCCCCGCGGGAGGCGGGGGGCCGTGGGCAAGGGGTCGGCGCGGCGGTCGCCTCTCGGCGAGTGGCACGACGCGGCTCCAGCCGAACGGTATTCCGCGAAGGCGTTGTAGGTGAGGCCCGGGGGACACGGACCGCACCGACCGCTCCGTACAACGACACCCCCCGCCCCGCTGTTCCCGGCCCGGTGTGGCGTCCGTCTCGCCCGTCCGGGCACGGGAGCGGGCCGAACGCCGGGAACCGCGGAGCACCCGCCCGCCGCGCCACCCGTGGTACAACTCGGACGACCGGGATCGGTGGTTCGGGCGGGCGACCTGGACCGGGGCCGGCTGTGGCTCTGCCGCCACCTCGACGGCACCGGCGGCGAGCGGGTGGCCTTCGAGGCGCTGGAGCGACCGGTCGGGGGATGAGCCTTGGGGGAGGCGCGATGAGGTTGTGCACGTGGTGGGCACTGGTCCTGGTGGTGCTGGCCGGGTCGACCGGCCTGGCGCCGGTCGCGGCGGGCGGGCCACCGCCCGGGGGCGGCGTGCTGGTCCGCCGCACCGCGTACGGCGTCCCGCACGTCCTGGCCGCCGACCACCGGGGCCTGGGCTTCGGCGCCGGGTACGCGGTGGCCGAGGACAACCTGTGCCTGCTGGCCGACATCGCGGTCACCCTGTCCGCGGAGCGGTCGCGCTGGTTCGGCGCCGAGGCGCGCACCCCCGACGGCGTGGGCAACCTCGACAGCGACCTGCACCAGCAGCGGGTCAACCAGACCGGCGTGGTGGAGCGGCTGCTGGCCCGGCCGGCCCCGCTCGGGCCGTCCGGGCAGGCCCGTGAGCTGGTCCGCGGCTACGTCGCCGGGTACAACCGGTACCTGGCCGAGACCGGCGTGGCGAACCTGCCCGACCCGGCGTGCCGGGGCGCGGCGTGGGTGCGCCCCCTCACCGAACTCGACCTGTGGCGCCGCGCGCACCAGCTCGCCACCTCCCTCGACGACGGCTTCCAGGACGCGCTCGTCGGCGCGCAGCCGCCCGGCGAGGCGGCACCGGCCGCCGCCGGGGCGTCGTGGCGGCGGCCCGAGGACGTCGGCAGCAACGCCTACGCCCTGGGGCGGCGGGCCACGGTCGGCGGCACCGGCATGGTGCTGGCCAACCCGCACCTCCCGTGGGTCGGGCCCTACCGCCTCTACCAGCTGCACCTGACGATCCCCGGCGAGCTGAACGTCAGCGGTGCCGCGTTCCTCGGGGTCCCGATGGTCGGGATCGGGCACAACGACCGGCTGGCGTGGACCCACACCGCGTCCACCGCGGCGCCGGTGGCCCTGGCGCGGCTCACCCTGGCGCCCGGCGACCCGCGCGCCTACGTGGTCGACGGCCGGGTGCGGCCGATGGAGCGGGACGACGTCACCGTGGCGGTGCGCCGCCCCGACGGCGGCCTGGACCGGGTGACCCGCACCCTGTACCGCACCGAGCACGGCCCGCTGTTCGAGGACGACGGCGAGCTGGCCTGGACCGACACCACCGCGTACGCCGTGCGCGACCCCAACGCCACCAACCTGCGCGTGGTCGACCAGTGGCTGGCCATGGCGAAGGCCCGGGACGTCCACGGCCTGCACGCGACCCAGGAGCGCCTGCTGGGCGTGCCCGTCTACAACACGCTCGCGGCGGACGCCGACGGCACCGCGTACTTCGGCGCCCTCCAGGTCGTACCGCACATCACCGACGAGCTGGCGGCGCGCTGCGCGACCGGCCCGCGGGTCGGGCTGACCATCCTCGACGGCAGCCGCTCGGACTGCGCCTGGGGCCGCGACCCGGACGCCGTCGAGCCCGGCCTGCTCGGCCCGGCGCGGCTGCCCGTGCTGTTCCGCCACGACCACGTCAGCAACATGAACAACAGCCCCTGGCTGGCCAACCCGGCCGCGCCGCTGACCGGGTACCCGGCCGTCGTCGGCGACGTCGGCACCCAGCGCTCCCCGCGCACCCGGCTGGGCCTGGACATGATCGCCGACCGGCTGACCGGCGAGGACGGCCTCGGCCCGGCCGGGTTCACCCTGCCCACCCTGCAGGCCACCACGTTCGGCAACCGCAACCTCACCGCCGAGCAGGGCCGGGCGGCGGTCGTGGCGATGTGCGCGGCCGATCCGGCGCCGGTCGGCAGCGACGGCACCCCGGTCGACGTGCGGGCCGCGTGCGCCGCGCTGGCCGGCTGGGACGGCCGGGGCGACCTCGACGCGCGGGGCGCGGTCCTGTGGCGCGAGTTCGTCGACCGCCTGGGCCGCTCGGGGGTCGACCCGTGGCGCGTGCCCTTCGACCCGGCCGACCCGACCGGCACCCCGCGCGGCTTCGACACCGCGCGCCCCGGCGTGAGCACGGCGTTCGCCGACACTGTGCGGGCC
This portion of the Saccharothrix syringae genome encodes:
- a CDS encoding alpha/beta fold hydrolase, producing MFLDEDLRVPLDGSGLDVRLTMPTRNSGVVVFAHDGEPERRVAEALQREHVGTVLVDLGGVDQGSGGSGSDVPVLAGRLAAVVDWLADQPATGGNPVGLFGADGGAAVALVVAAERPAAVRAVVSVGGHPDRAEDALTRVLAPALLVLEEGDEHPAAHQRVEVVPGAGRLAGEPDALDRVIRLASRWFHHHVGTAPVAPPTS
- a CDS encoding lytic polysaccharide monooxygenase auxiliary activity family 9 protein, with product MLASSGNAPSAVTRGAVARALAKPSSKAVAVLGACVALLTTLLVTFGAGTASAHGAVSDPPSRHYGCYFRWPNGPTQQMATEDPMCYQAWQADPSAMYNWNGLLRENVAGNHQAAVPDGKMCSGGLAANGRYAALDKPGAWKTVDRPARFTLNLHDQSSHGADYIRVYATKQGFDPKTQPLTWGSLELVGQTGRIPTGTTTPVEVNAPGRSGHHVLFTVWQASHLDQSYYFCSDVNFTDGGTPTSTTTTTTTTTTTTTSSDVPSRGCSATYRTTAQWSGGFQAEVRVTAGSAAITGWTVGWTFAAGERVNSIWGATATTSGTSVSARNAAYNGSLAAGGSTTFGFVASGTAGTPTLTCTAS
- a CDS encoding penicillin acylase family protein — protein: MRLCTWWALVLVVLAGSTGLAPVAAGGPPPGGGVLVRRTAYGVPHVLAADHRGLGFGAGYAVAEDNLCLLADIAVTLSAERSRWFGAEARTPDGVGNLDSDLHQQRVNQTGVVERLLARPAPLGPSGQARELVRGYVAGYNRYLAETGVANLPDPACRGAAWVRPLTELDLWRRAHQLATSLDDGFQDALVGAQPPGEAAPAAAGASWRRPEDVGSNAYALGRRATVGGTGMVLANPHLPWVGPYRLYQLHLTIPGELNVSGAAFLGVPMVGIGHNDRLAWTHTASTAAPVALARLTLAPGDPRAYVVDGRVRPMERDDVTVAVRRPDGGLDRVTRTLYRTEHGPLFEDDGELAWTDTTAYAVRDPNATNLRVVDQWLAMAKARDVHGLHATQERLLGVPVYNTLAADADGTAYFGALQVVPHITDELAARCATGPRVGLTILDGSRSDCAWGRDPDAVEPGLLGPARLPVLFRHDHVSNMNNSPWLANPAAPLTGYPAVVGDVGTQRSPRTRLGLDMIADRLTGEDGLGPAGFTLPTLQATTFGNRNLTAEQGRAAVVAMCAADPAPVGSDGTPVDVRAACAALAGWDGRGDLDARGAVLWREFVDRLGRSGVDPWRVPFDPADPTGTPRGFDTARPGVSTAFADTVRAFQTAGVPVDLRLGDFQRHEGVPVHGCASFEGCFNAVSAGTASRPTGVTRGSTFVMAVELTPSGPRARTILIYGQSGDPTSPHHLDQTRLHSAKQWVVGRFTEAEIARDPELVVRRLTP